The genomic stretch TAACCGAATCACTAAATCCTGGCTTATGTTCTGCATCTATAGACATAGATAATCGCTTCACTTCAATTTGGATATGAATGCAATGATCGAATCTTCACGGCACCGGAATAAAAACTGTTAATTTAGATCAAAATGATCATCTCACATCCATTCTACTGTCTTGCTATCCTCATGCAACACGGATTGTGTGTGATTCATAGGTGCATTATGCTAGAAAATACAGAGAAGTGTGATGTTAGTTAAACATAAAGAAGTCATCATTAGGCAAGAAAATGTGATTTTATGTGTCGCTAGATGAGTTCTAATTTGTTGTTTACTCTTAGGGGATAGCCAGTTTTGACTAGAAATTTTAATCAATAGATATTTACTTGCCCAGTTCAACACTGAAATTCCTTGACCGCAGATGCATATTGCAAGCTGATCTACAATCCATCTGACACCATCTATAGCATGCTTTCAAGAGAAAGCAACACGTTATCAGACACTTTCACATACTTAAGTATTACTTGTACAGCAACCTGTTACACGCTCTTAAGAAGCATTACTTGGGATGGCTGATTTGAAGCACTAATCATAAATATCATCCATCAATCAGGAGATGCAAACATTAAtcagaaaattaagaaatagaaaCTTGACATCAGCGATTATATCTCCAATGACCTGATTCCATGAGTTAAACATCTACTTGCAAATTTCACAGAAACTTTGATAAGTAAAGAAATACAAACTGTACACCCAGATATATACGAACTCTGCAGAACAGAGAGATTTCCTCATAAATAATTGAATGTGtacttcaaaactcaaaacttcCCATACCTGGCGGTGAAAGACATTAATCAATCAAGGACTTCGATAATGTAAGTCATCGCGTGAAAAGCTTGAATGTTCATCCTATTTGAACTGTCAATTGTGTCTTCATTCAAGTATAAGGAGTCAACAACTACAATTTACAACCTCCTTCAGGTAATcagattaattaagataattaatcgACAAAAGAAGCTCGGCACTGCAATTGCCATTGCATGCAgtcttcaaaatcaaaactactTGCACAATCTAACAACGCATTCTGCTGATGTTCATAACGGCATATATAATTCAACCCGACAAGAAGTTCACAAATAGCTGTCTCCGTCTTTCCCCTGTCAGCAAAATACAACGTCTGAAGCAGAAGAACATTTGTCCGCTTCACAATTTGGTGCTGCTCAAAATTACGCTCACTTTGCCACCTGATCATGTTATGAGCAAGAGGAGCAAGCCACCTCAGTATCCCATCAAGAGTATCTTTCCAGTCATGGGCAAGTGGAGCATCATATATAGCAAGATTCTTCACGTAGGACTTGAGGTTAGTCCTCAGAGACAATCTTAAACTTGTCGGCAACATCTGATACAAGTCATCCCTCGCTTCCTCACCCACTAAATGGGGATAGCGTAGCAGCTTCTCAATAACAATTATGACATTTGCATAATGCAAGGCCAAGGCAGATCCTCCAATAGTGGAAGGGGGAGCATGCACCATCAGCCTACTTTTGGCGCCAAACCGTGCATTATTCATCGCACCACACCTGGCATTTCTTTGATCTCCACTAAAAGAGACACCCTGATTGGAACAGCTTGAAGGGCTTGGGTGCTCTCTCTTCAAACTACCATTGCCAACACTATAACAACGGGAAATTTGGCTCCTCTGGTCCTCGTCCACAACAACACAGctgtcatcatcatcaaactTCGAAGCTGAACTACTTAAACTGAGGCAATCCAAAAAAAGCCTTCCAGGACTAGTCCCACAAGGAAAAACAATATCTTCAGTTCGAAATAATAGATCAGCTTCACCTTTCCGTGAAGAAATCTGAGGCTTAATATATGTCTCCCTCTTCTCCATCATGGCTCTCTCAATTGGTCCCGATTGACACCCATTGCTACGTCTCTTGGTAACAGCCCGTCTCAGCGGTCCTGAAACCCTTTGCGAATTAAGTAAATCACCAATATGATCTGAAACCTCCCCGCATTCTTCCTTCATAGGAGGGGAGGAACAGGCCCCTTCAGCAGCCCCAGGGCCCTTCTTTTGCAACTTAGATTCCCCAAAAACAACAGAGATCCTGGCGTAAATAGTGCACACAGTCCTAGCCATCAATTCAACAACCTTATCACAAGTCTGGTTCCAAAGAGAAATCTCCTTAAGATGCCTCACATCCTGCTTCTGCCAAATAAGTTTCTGCTCAAACGCCCTTCGACTCTCCTCGTGTTGATTCTGCTGAAATTTCTTGGTAGCCTGCTCCAATTCATTCAAAACCTCCAGTTCGCTATACAGATTAGAAGTCGCATTCACATACCTCTCCATCTTCTTAACCATACCCTCCATATCCTTAACCAAAAACCCCAATTCCTTCACATCAATAACCCCACTAATAATATCCGCATAAACATGCTCAAAACCCTGCAAAGCAGGCTCGACA from Populus alba chromosome 8, ASM523922v2, whole genome shotgun sequence encodes the following:
- the LOC118057045 gene encoding uncharacterized protein, whose amino-acid sequence is MVAEAWILKMGNQVSSNLKHALLLESYKKKNSHSHNHNHPRNKQDSKEKQIIGILSFEVANALSKTVHLHKSLTDSEISKLKNEILKYEEVKNLVSNDESYLIELALAEKLDDLNRVANVVSRLGKKCVEPALQGFEHVYADIISGVIDVKELGFLVKDMEGMVKKMERYVNATSNLYSELEVLNELEQATKKFQQNQHEESRRAFEQKLIWQKQDVRHLKEISLWNQTCDKVVELMARTVCTIYARISVVFGESKLQKKGPGAAEGACSSPPMKEECGEVSDHIGDLLNSQRVSGPLRRAVTKRRSNGCQSGPIERAMMEKRETYIKPQISSRKGEADLLFRTEDIVFPCGTSPGRLFLDCLSLSSSASKFDDDDSCVVVDEDQRSQISRCYSVGNGSLKREHPSPSSCSNQGVSFSGDQRNARCGAMNNARFGAKSRLMVHAPPSTIGGSALALHYANVIIVIEKLLRYPHLVGEEARDDLYQMLPTSLRLSLRTNLKSYVKNLAIYDAPLAHDWKDTLDGILRWLAPLAHNMIRWQSERNFEQHQIVKRTNVLLLQTLYFADRGKTETAICELLVGLNYICRYEHQQNALLDCASSFDFEDCMQWQLQCRASFVD